The DNA segment CGGGTTACCCCACATTCATCGGGTCCACATCCCAGCTCACATAGATATCAGCGGGGACTGTCAGACCATCCACCACACGCTTGATATGGGCACAGAGCACACGGATTTTCTCACTGCGCAGCAGTAATTGAAAGCGGTGCTGGCCGTGAGCCTTGGCTAGGGAAGCTGGAGTCGGTTCACCCATAATAGTGCCGGCGGGCAGCCCCTGCTCCAGGCGTTTATAAAGGGTCTGCAGGGTGAATTCTGCCTGCGTTTCGTGTTTTCCACGTGCGCTCACCAGCACCACATGAGTGTAAGGCGGATACTTGAAAGCTAGTCTGTGCTCCAGTTCCTGCAACGCATAACCATCGTAATCCGTGTGGCGGCTAAACTGGATGGCCGGGCTGTGCGGAGCGTGGGTCTGCACAAAGACCTCCCCTTTGACCTCCCCGCGGCCGGAGCGGCCAGCCACCTGGACCAGCAGCTGAAAAGTGCGTTCGGCAGCGCGGAAATCTGGAATGTTGAGGGCGGTATCCGCATTCAGTACGCCAACTAGAGTCACGTTGGGAAAATCCAGCCCTTTGGCGATCATCTGGGTGCCGATGAGGATGTCCAGCTTTTGGGCACGGAAGTCCTTCAGAGTATCCCGGAGCTGATTCTTCCGTTGCATCGTATCGGTATCCACGCGGGCCATCCGGGCCTGGGGGAAGACCTCGCGCACTGCCTGCTCCACCCGTTCTGTGCCAAAGCCGGCATACTTTAGCCCCGGTTCCTTGCAACTCGGGCACTTGCTGGGCGGCACCCGCCGGGCTCCGCAGATGTGGCAGACCAGCCGGTTATCCTTTTTATGCAGGGTCATCGGGATGGCGCATTCCTGGCACTGCACCGTCTCCCCGCATGCTACGCAGGACAGGCTGGTATTAAAGCCGCGCCGGTTCAGAAACAGGATCGTCTGTTCCTTTTTGGTCAGCCGGTCCTGGATGGCCATGCGCAGCCTCTGTGAAAGGATGCCCGTGTTGGTGAAGGACACTTCGGTGCCCTTGCGCCGCTCCAGCCGCATGTCCACGATGCGGATCAAGGGCATGGATTTGCCATCCGTCCGCCGGGTCATGTTCAGTAGTTCATACTTGCCCAGTGTGGCGTTTTGAAAAGACTCCAGGCTGGGAGTGGCGGAGCCTAGCAGCACCGCGCAGTGCTCGATCCTGCCTCGCACCACGGCTACATCCCGCGCATGGTATCGCGGTGCATCTTCCTGCTTATAAGACGGCTCATGCTCCTCATCCACGATGATAAGGCCCATGTTTTCCAAAGGTGCAAAAATGGCGCTGCGTGCTCCGATGACGATCTTTGCCCGGCCTTCATGTACCTTGAACCATTCATCATGCCGCTCCCCATCACTCAGGTGGCTGTGCAGCACGGCGATTGCGTCGGACTTTTCCGAAAAGCGTGCTTTGAAACGTTCGATCGTCTGCGGAGTCAGGCTGATTTCTGGCACCAACACAAGGGCTGTTTTGCCCATATCCAACACCTGTGCGATGGCTTGCAGATACACCTCTGTCTTGCCGCTGCCAGTTACCCCATGCAGCAGCAGGGTGGAGGGCGGGCGCTGCTCGGACGTGGAGCGCTCGGCCTGTCCCGCGATTGCTGCGATCTTACCGGCCTCGACTGATTCTCCAACGCTGGCAGCAGTGCCCGCCTCGCGGTGAATCGCCTTCATCACGGCTACATACGCCACCTGCTGCTCCTCCGTCAGTGTAAGCGGCTGGCTGGGAAGAAACTCCTCTGTTTGAAACGGATCCCGCTCCACCCTCACCTCACTGCGGGTGATCCAGCCCGCCTTCAGGAGCGGCTTGATGATGGCGGTGGCTCGGGGCAGCTCCCGGCGCAGCTCGCTGAGCGTGGCTTCCCCGCCGTTACTGCGCAGTTTCTCCAGGATGCGGGCCTGCATGGGCGCATTGGCGTGCATTTTTTCGAAGATGTCCGGCGGCGGTTCCTTGGCCAGTTTCAGATGGCTGTCAGTGAGAAAGGTTTCCGGTTTTTCCCGTACCGCCTGTGGCAGCATCGTCCTCAGCACCCGGTTCACCGGCACCACATAATAGTCGGAGATCCAGTGCGCCAGCTTCAGCAGTCCCGGGGTAAACATGGGGCGCGTGCCTACCAGCGAAGCGATTTCCTTCAGCCGCGCGTTGTAGCTGGAAGATTCCAAAAGCTCGATCACCACCGCTGCCACCCGTTGGTTTTGCAGCGGAACCATCACCCGCGTGCCTATGCCGATGTGCCGCTCCAGCTTCTCCGGTATGACGTAATCCAGCTCCAGTGCTGCAGCCGTCTCGATCTGCACCCGCGCGATGCGTTGCCCTTCCGCCAGGGCAGGGGAATGCTCTCCCTCTGCGCTAGGCATGCCCAGGTCAAAAAGCGACTGGGCAGCAGGTGGGGTGGAGTTGGCAGGTCGGTCGGACATTCGTAGCCTCTTTCTGAACCACGTTTCCGACGCGATTGCACGGAGGATGTTTGGGGGGAGTCGAGGTCTTGGAAATTTTCCAGGCTCCGCGAAGGTGTCATCATGCTTTTAACACCGCCCTTTCTGGCAGGCCGTGGCGTGAAGCGTGGCACCTTCTACAGTGCTTCCGACAAAAAACTGTGGACCAGATGCCTGGTGGAAAATGTATCATTTGTTAGGCGTCCAATAATACCGAACTCCATGCCGAGACCATCCCTTCCCCAACAACGACGGCAAGGCCTTGTGGAACAGGATAAATAATCGTCTCGATGTCAGTCTTTGGATGCCTAAATTAGCGGTGGAAAATGATTCGCATTGTTGGCATGGGGCAGGGCATCAACCAGTGCATGACAGACGATTAAAATGAGGCGAAGGGAAGGACTGTGACTTCACCTGGAGTTGCTTTTTTCTCATGCAAAGATTCACCTGCGCTTGTGGTCATATCCTTGTCTTCGGCAGTACGCATTGCCCGAAGTGTGACCACGATGTCGGTTATGACCCAGATCGCGGCGTCATGGTGCGGTTGGAGCCGAAAGGCGGCATGAAGCTCTGTGAAAACGGCGTCAAACACAAGGTGTGTAACTGGCTACTGTCCGCCGCCGCGCCGGAGAAACTATGCCTGGCCTGCCGGATGAACCGCACCATCCCCGACTTGAACTGGGGCCGCAATCTGATGCTCTGGGGCAAGATGGAGATGGCTAAACGGCGACTCATTTACACTCTTCGTCGCATCGGCATCACCCTGCCTTCAAAGGCGATGAATCCGAAAGCCGGCTTGGCTTTTGACATTGTCAGCACGCTGTCCAATCCCACGGTTACCACTGGCCATCTCAACGGCGTGATCACAGTGAATCTAGAGGAGGCAGACGATACCTATCGCCAGATCAACCGCCAGCAGCTGGGTGAAAACAGCCGCACCCTCCTTGGCCATTTCCGCCATGAGAGCGCCCACTACCTCTGGCAGCGTTTCCTCTCTGAACTGTCCTGGGAGGATCCACTGCGCATGGCCTTTCGTGAGCGTTTTGGGGATGAGTGGGTGGATTACGCCGTCGCCTTGGGAAATCATTATCAAAAGGGACCCGTCGCAGGGTGGGAGACCAGTTTCATCACTGGCTATGCAGCCTCACATCCCTGGGAAGACTGGGCGGAGACATGGGCGCATTATCTTCAGATCACCGACGGGCTGGAAACTTGCGAGAGCATGGGCATCCAGGTCAGGCACATGGCTCTGCCCCTCGTTATGCTGCCAGTAGAGGCCGGATTTCTTCCAACCATCCTCAAGCATGAACCCGCGGCCAATGACGAGTTCCTCGCCTGGTTGCAGCGGTGGATCTGCCTGTCCAAAGTTCTCAATGAAGTCTCCAATAGCATCGGCGAATCCGAACTTTACCCCTACGCCATTCCGGTGAAAGTCGCGCAAAAACTGAGACTTGCCCACCATTATGCGAAAGTTTGGGGGCTCGACAAGAGCAAGGGCACGAAGGTTTAGCAGCCCCGCCAAATCCGGGTGAAAGGTTGGCGCTGAAAACTGCTCTACGGCTCGGGTCCCTGTTTACAGAGGACATTATTTGGCGTATCGATCAACGTCCGACAAACAACCCCTGATTATATGGCCAAAGGCAACAACGCTCACAAAAAAGAAGTTAAAAAGCCGAAAAAGGAAAAGCCAAAGCCGGCACCAACGTCGCGCAAACCTTAAGCTCTGCTTATTCGGTAGGTGGGTTTTACAGAAAGTCCTTGAGCTGGGCGATGTGGGTTGAATACCCCATTGCTTAGCTCTCCTGACAGTGTAAGTGACGGTATGTTGCAGCACTTGAAAGGTTTCTCCTGAGCAGTTCTGCTCTCCCAGCTCGGATCGCTTTTTTAGGCGACTATTTGCCGAGGCTGTGCGGGATCGCCACATTCACGCATGATCTCTGTGAAGCGGTCAGTTCTGCCGCACCCGCAACGGAATGCTATACTGGGGCAGTTAATGACCGTGCCGAAGGATATAAGTATCCTCCACGTGTTCGATTTGAATTGCAGGAAAAGGATCTGGATTCCTACCGTCGCGCCGCTGACTACCTGAATTTTAACAACGCCGATGTGCTGTGTGTGCAGCATGAATTCGGCATCTATGGTGGCCCTGCGGGCAGCCATCTTCTGGCATTGCTCAAAGAGGTGCGTATGCCGGTAGTGACGACCCTGCATACGATTCTGAGTTCGCCAAATCCTGCTCAGCGCAAGGTCATGAATGAGCTCGTACAGCGCAGTGACCGCCTGGTGGTCATGGCCCGCAAAGGTGCGGAAATTTTGCGAGAAACGTATGCCGTACCGGAAGCCAAGATCGACATCATCCCACATGGCATTCCGGACATTCCTTTCATGGATTCCAGCCTTTCCAAGGCTCAGTTCGGAGTCGAAGGTCGTAAGGTACTCCTCACCTTTGGCCTGCTGGGGCCGGGCAAGGGCATCGAATACGCCATTGAAGCATTGCCGGAGATCGTCCGCCAGCATCCTAATGTGGTCTATCTCATCCTAGGGGCCACGCATCCGCATCTCATCGCCAAAGAGGGTGAGCGCTATCGCCTGAGCCTGGAGCGACTGGCTGAGGAACGCGGGGTGAAGGAGCACGTCATTTTTTACAACCGCTTTGTCTCCCCTGAAGACTTGACGGAATTCATCGGAGCCACTGACATTTATCTCACTCCGTATCTCAATGAGGCGCAGATCACCTCCGGCACGCTGGCTTACGTTTTTGGTGCCGGGAAGGCCGTCGTCTCCACGCCTTACTGGCATGCCCAGGAACTGCTGGCGGATGATCGCGGCAGCCTCGTCCCGTTTCATGATTCCGGAGCCATTGCAGGCGGTGTCTGCGCCTATTTTAACGATCCGGCACGACTGGAAAAAACGCGTGTTAAAGCTTATGAAATGGGCCGTGAGATGATCTGGCCTGCCGTGGCGAAGCGTTACATTGAGTCTTTTCAGCATGCACGTGCGGATCGTAAAACCGTTCCGCGTACAGCCTTTGCAGGTTGGACTCTGGGCAGTCGGCCCTATGCGCTGCCACCGCTTCGGCTGGACCACATCATCCACATGAGTGATGGCACTGGCATCTTTCAGCACGCCATTTACAACGTGCCGGATTTTCATCATGGCTACTGCACGGATGACACCGCTCGTGCCTTTATCCTGTGCAACCTTCTGGATGAATTGGGGGCAGAATCCGTCCATGAAAAACTGGAGGGTATGGCCACCACTTACCTGGCCTTTCTCGCCTCCGCCTTGAACAGGGATACGGGTCGCTTCCGTAATTTCATGAGCCATAGCCGCGTATGGCTGGAGGAAGCGGGCAGCGAGGATAGCCATGGTCGCGCCCTGTGGGCTCTGGGCATCGGTGCTGCCAGGTCCCGCAGTGAAGGTCGTCGGCGGTTGTCCGCGTATCTTTTTCAACATGGTCTTGCTGCCGTGGACGCCTTCACCTCACCACGGACGTGGGCATTCACTTTGTTAGGCCTCCATGAATACCTTCGCGAGTTTCCGTTGGATACTCTGGCCCTATCACTGCGTGCCGAGCTGACGGCCAGGCTGGTGATGTTATGGAAGGCCTATTCCACTGATGACTGGCCTTGGTTTGAAAACAGCGCCACTTATGACAATGCCCGCCTCAGCCAGGCACTCATCCTCAGCGGTCAGAACATCCCCGATGCGGAGGCCCTGGACATCGGCTTAAAGTCCCTGGGCTGGCTGGCATCCATCCAGAAAACTCAAGCGGGGCACTTCCGCCCCATCGGCAGCAATGGTTTTTATGTCAAAGACGGTGCCCGTGCAGACTTCGACCAGCAACCAGTGGAGGCACAGGCTATGGTGTCTGCCTGCCTGGAGGCATTCCGTGCCACCCAGGATGCCATTTGGGCGCGTGAGGCCAAACGTGCCTTTGAATGGTTCCTGGGCCGCAATGACCTGGGGCTCCCTCTTTATGACTCTGGCAATGGCGGCT comes from the Prosthecobacter fusiformis genome and includes:
- the priA gene encoding replication restart helicase PriA, whose amino-acid sequence is MSDRPANSTPPAAQSLFDLGMPSAEGEHSPALAEGQRIARVQIETAAALELDYVIPEKLERHIGIGTRVMVPLQNQRVAAVVIELLESSSYNARLKEIASLVGTRPMFTPGLLKLAHWISDYYVVPVNRVLRTMLPQAVREKPETFLTDSHLKLAKEPPPDIFEKMHANAPMQARILEKLRSNGGEATLSELRRELPRATAIIKPLLKAGWITRSEVRVERDPFQTEEFLPSQPLTLTEEQQVAYVAVMKAIHREAGTAASVGESVEAGKIAAIAGQAERSTSEQRPPSTLLLHGVTGSGKTEVYLQAIAQVLDMGKTALVLVPEISLTPQTIERFKARFSEKSDAIAVLHSHLSDGERHDEWFKVHEGRAKIVIGARSAIFAPLENMGLIIVDEEHEPSYKQEDAPRYHARDVAVVRGRIEHCAVLLGSATPSLESFQNATLGKYELLNMTRRTDGKSMPLIRIVDMRLERRKGTEVSFTNTGILSQRLRMAIQDRLTKKEQTILFLNRRGFNTSLSCVACGETVQCQECAIPMTLHKKDNRLVCHICGARRVPPSKCPSCKEPGLKYAGFGTERVEQAVREVFPQARMARVDTDTMQRKNQLRDTLKDFRAQKLDILIGTQMIAKGLDFPNVTLVGVLNADTALNIPDFRAAERTFQLLVQVAGRSGRGEVKGEVFVQTHAPHSPAIQFSRHTDYDGYALQELEHRLAFKYPPYTHVVLVSARGKHETQAEFTLQTLYKRLEQGLPAGTIMGEPTPASLAKAHGQHRFQLLLRSEKIRVLCAHIKRVVDGLTVPADIYVSWDVDPMNVG
- a CDS encoding zinc-binding metallopeptidase family protein, with protein sequence MQRFTCACGHILVFGSTHCPKCDHDVGYDPDRGVMVRLEPKGGMKLCENGVKHKVCNWLLSAAAPEKLCLACRMNRTIPDLNWGRNLMLWGKMEMAKRRLIYTLRRIGITLPSKAMNPKAGLAFDIVSTLSNPTVTTGHLNGVITVNLEEADDTYRQINRQQLGENSRTLLGHFRHESAHYLWQRFLSELSWEDPLRMAFRERFGDEWVDYAVALGNHYQKGPVAGWETSFITGYAASHPWEDWAETWAHYLQITDGLETCESMGIQVRHMALPLVMLPVEAGFLPTILKHEPAANDEFLAWLQRWICLSKVLNEVSNSIGESELYPYAIPVKVAQKLRLAHHYAKVWGLDKSKGTKV
- a CDS encoding glycosyltransferase, yielding MSSSALPARIAFLGDYLPRLCGIATFTHDLCEAVSSAAPATECYTGAVNDRAEGYKYPPRVRFELQEKDLDSYRRAADYLNFNNADVLCVQHEFGIYGGPAGSHLLALLKEVRMPVVTTLHTILSSPNPAQRKVMNELVQRSDRLVVMARKGAEILRETYAVPEAKIDIIPHGIPDIPFMDSSLSKAQFGVEGRKVLLTFGLLGPGKGIEYAIEALPEIVRQHPNVVYLILGATHPHLIAKEGERYRLSLERLAEERGVKEHVIFYNRFVSPEDLTEFIGATDIYLTPYLNEAQITSGTLAYVFGAGKAVVSTPYWHAQELLADDRGSLVPFHDSGAIAGGVCAYFNDPARLEKTRVKAYEMGREMIWPAVAKRYIESFQHARADRKTVPRTAFAGWTLGSRPYALPPLRLDHIIHMSDGTGIFQHAIYNVPDFHHGYCTDDTARAFILCNLLDELGAESVHEKLEGMATTYLAFLASALNRDTGRFRNFMSHSRVWLEEAGSEDSHGRALWALGIGAARSRSEGRRRLSAYLFQHGLAAVDAFTSPRTWAFTLLGLHEYLREFPLDTLALSLRAELTARLVMLWKAYSTDDWPWFENSATYDNARLSQALILSGQNIPDAEALDIGLKSLGWLASIQKTQAGHFRPIGSNGFYVKDGARADFDQQPVEAQAMVSACLEAFRATQDAIWAREAKRAFEWFLGRNDLGLPLYDSGNGGCYDGLHSDRVNENQGAESSLAFHLSLAEMSHAESLNALSYTPRP